GAAATAAACCAAAAGAAGATGTAATTGTAGTATGTAATTTCACACCAGTAGTCCGTGAAAATTATAGAATCGGTTTGCCTAAAAAAGGAAAACTTATAGAAATTTTCAATAGTGACTTGGCAGTTTATGGCGGAAGCGGAATTACAAATGCTACTAAATTAGCTATTGAGTCATTGCCTTACGATGGAAGAGATTATTCAGTTGCGTTAAACTTACCACCATTAGGAGTAGCCGTTTTTAAAATATCATAAAAAAATAGATTAAAAGTCATCTTCTATATTTAGTTTTTCAATTGAACAAAATAAAGGGGATGGCTTTTTTATTGTATTTAATCCAAATTGTTTAAAACAAAATGCTTTAATATTTCTACTTTTGTTTTATTCTAAAATCTATATTATGAAAAAGCATTCCGCCCTCGTTGCAATACTAACTTTTGGACTATTATTATCATGTGCTACCAATCCTATAACTGGTAAGAAAAACTTAAATTTTGTTTCCAATAGTGAGCTATTTCCATCATCCTTTCAGCAATATGGAACTTTTTTAAAAGAAAATAAAGTAATCTCAGGAACAGCTGATGCAAAAAGAGTAGAAACAGTAGGGATGAAAATTAAAGTCGCTGCTGAAAAATATCTAATTTCTATTGGCCAACCAGAATATTTGAAAGATTATCGGTGGGAGTATAAATTAGTTGAAAGTAAAGATGTTAATGCTTGGTGTATGCCAGGTGGGAAAATTGTTGTGTACTCAGGAATTTTACCAATAACTAAAGATGAAGCGGGTTTAGCTACCGTTATGGGGCACGAAGTATCACATGCCTTAGCGAATCACGGAGCACAACGAATGAGTGCCGCACAATTACAACAAATTGGTGCAGTAGGGGTTTCTTTGGCTACAGGAAGCCAAACAGAAGAGAAACAAAAAATGTGGCAACAGTATTATGGCATTGGATCT
Above is a window of Flavobacterium sp. 123 DNA encoding:
- a CDS encoding M48 family metallopeptidase → MKKHSALVAILTFGLLLSCATNPITGKKNLNFVSNSELFPSSFQQYGTFLKENKVISGTADAKRVETVGMKIKVAAEKYLISIGQPEYLKDYRWEYKLVESKDVNAWCMPGGKIVVYSGILPITKDEAGLATVMGHEVSHALANHGAQRMSAAQLQQIGAVGVSLATGSQTEEKQKMWQQYYGIGSQVGVMLPFSRSHETEADKIGLTLMAIAGYNPDLAVGFWQRMAAQSSGQSQPEFLSTHPSDATRIQNLKALIPEAKATAAKFGVFFK